Proteins co-encoded in one Yamadazyma tenuis chromosome 1, complete sequence genomic window:
- the TSC13 gene encoding 3-oxo-5a-steroid 4- dehydrogenase (BUSCO:EOG09263FR7; COG:I; EggNog:ENOG503NXAI) has product MSLQLDIKSRSKSIKSVSTDEFSPISFTNDVIELISKESGLTKNRIRLTVEQDGKRVPLEINKQLKVYNITGDTELQVKDLGPQISWRGVYLVEYLGPIVLHSVFFYGFRSFFGDFKITTTQLVLYNLSLLHFTKREYETLFVHKFSNATMPVSNIFKNCGHYWLLNGVMCSVFVYGPPFLHHSKNPIVRLLFRTNDLSADWVILLSLVFVFFEGANYVTHRNLSLIRERDPKNYQIPYGFGFNWVTCPNYFFEVMAFLTLGVMSGNWSYFVFILVGGVQMYVWAVGKHKRYLKTFGNEYRKLNRKVMIPYLL; this is encoded by the coding sequence ATGAGCTTACAATTAGATATCAAAAGCAGATCTAAAAGCATCAAGAGTGTTTCCACCGACGAGTTTTCACCAATCTCATTCACTAACGATGTTATTGAGTTAATTTCAAAGGAAAGTGGCTTGACCAAGAACCGAATCAGATTGACGGTTGAGCAAGATGGCAAACGAGTGCCTTTGGAGATCAACAAGCAATTGAAGGTTTACAACATAACCGGAGACACCGAATTGCAAGTGAAGGACTTGGGGCCTCAAATCTCATGGAGAGGGGTATACTTGGTCGAGTACTTGGGACCAATTGTGCTCCACTCTGTGTTTTTTTATGGATTCAGAagtttttttggtgatttcaagatTACAACCACCCAGCTTgtgttgtacaacttgAGTTTGCTTCATTTCACCAAGAGAGAGTACGAGACGTTGTTTGTACACAAGTTTTCGAATGCCACAATGCCGGTTCTGAACATTTTTAAGAACTGTGGGCATTACTGGTTGTTGAACGGAGTGATGTGCAGCGTGTTCGTGTATGGTCCGCCATTCCTCCATCACTCCAAGAATCCAATTGTTCGCTTGTTATTCAGAACGAACGACTTGCTGGCAGAttgggtgattttgttgagtttGGTATTCGTGTTCTTTGAGGGGGCCAACTATGTTACCCACAGAAACTTGAGTTTGATCAGAGAAAGAGACCCCAAGAACTACCAGATCCCGTACGGATTTGGGTTCAACTGGGTGACTTGCCCCAACTACTTTTTTGAGGTGATGGCGTTCTTGACGTTGGGGGTAATGAGTGGAAACTGGAGCTACTTTGTGTTTATTCTTGTGGGGGGAGTGCAGATGTATGTGTGGGCTGTTGGTAAGCACAAGCGGTACTTGAAGACATTTGGTAATGAGTACCG
- the STE13 gene encoding Dipeptidyl aminopeptidase (EggNog:ENOG503NVJY; MEROPS:MER0000404; COG:O), with protein MTRNPPVEEYEMTDNLLSADISGSASVDTPTGPEAESDSDQDSVTSTIFDQLASTSDETDFHNDEVFQTVLQQYKGVTKSPKMCLIISGIGFLVWVVSLIVYANVSVSDITSKWKWQTTVQMSGFNVTLSPYSPQRKNLTMTSMRNGDVLPTFKYVRWLNRDQYPTSKSGAGYFMTRGPKGSYVLQNQKTAETDMFIENIQFAYENNFFYVEDVILNPARPINDPSAYHVLVTDSVRQWRHSSFALYWLYRPATDEYIPIQPANLVQSRSLIKLHFVEFSPDGQKVLFGVNHDLYVYTLETKEITTITNDGSPDIFNGKPDWVYEEEILSSDRSVWWSPDSENIVYSCINNTGVFEYEIDYYVKDANDIGMTYSLESEHKLNGVSQYPIKKNYKYPKPGTTNPVLGLKNFNFKSQKHTILKPRSQWSDFILYDASWIDNDHFLVKISDRTSSIQSKQVLTISTNKFKEIDEVDAAIGFGGWYDKYSTIVPVNGGYLDKIVHKNRTHLAFYETPLARAPRMLTSSSTWDVLDSAPVVYNANEQQVYTLANIKGSMDVHLIGVTLDSKVEFVLGNDKEGKYSFTSDRDGQYILLEYGGPEIPYQKIISTGDLNVHDNMNDYLSEVKMVSFYDDTKKAVDSYNLPTKVFRTIQVNHVPINVLEILPPNFNPKRKYPLLVNAYGGPGSQSVTKNYEVGFEEVVSCQLDAIVLKIDPRGTDGYGWETKTYGLKHIGHWEPKDIITLTSEYIHKNKLAIDKEAVAIWGWSYGGFTTLKTLETDKGKTFKYGMAVAPVTNFLFYNSFYTERYMKSPKDNQNYLTESLISDYSAFKSLNRFLIMHGTADDNVHIQNSLWLLDKFNSNGTENYDVHFFTDNDHGISFHNSDVIVYDKLFHWVQDAFSGKFIDFV; from the coding sequence ATGACCAGAAACCCTCCAGTGGAAGAGTACGAGATGACTGACAACCTCTTGAGTGCAGACATCTCGGGGTCTGCGTCAGTCGATACTCCTACTGGCCCTGAGGCTGAATCTGATTCAGACCAAGACAGTGTCACATCCACGatctttgatcaattggCATCCACCAGCGACGAAACTGACTTCCACAACGACGAGGTGTTCCAAACAGTGTTACAGCAGTACAAGGGGGTTACTAAAAGTCCAAAAATGTGTCTAATAATATCTGGTATTGGATTTCTTGTGTGGGTAGTATCTCTTATTGTGTACGCCAACGTTAGCGTCAGCGACATTACTTCCAAGTGGAAGTGGCAGACAACCGTCCAAATGAGCGGCTTCAATGTCACCCTAAGTCCGTACAGCCCCCAGCGGAAAAACCTTACCATGACAAGTATGAGAAATGGAGATGTGTTGCCAACGTTCAAATATGTTCGATGGTTGAACAGAGACCAATATCCCACCTCCAAGTCCGGGGCCGGCTACTTCATGACAAGAGGTCCCAAAGGGAGCTACGTGctccagaaccagaagacGGCCGAAACCGATATGTTCATTGAAAACATCCAGTTTGCCTATGAGAATAACTTCTTCTACGTTGAAGATGTGATTCTAAATCCTGCCAGACCCATCAATGATCCGCTGGCCTATCATGTGTTAGTGACCGACTCGGTTCGCCAATGGAGGCACCTGTCGTTTGCGCTATACTGGCTTTACCGACCTGCTACCGATGAGTATATTCCCATTCAGCCTGCGAATCTTGTGCAATCCCGTTCGCTAATAAAACTACACTTTGTAGAGTTCAGTCCCGATGGACAGAAGGTCTTGTTTGGTGTCAACCATGACCTTTATGTGTATACCTTGGAGACCAAGGAAATCACAACCATAACCAATGATGGTTCTCCagatatcttcaatggGAAGCCCGACTGGGTATATGAGGAGGAGATTCTAAGCTCAGACAGATCCGTCTGGTGGTCTCCAGATAGTGAAAACATTGTGTACTCATGTATCAACAATACGGGTGTTTTTGAGTATGAAATCGATTATTATGTTAAAGATGCAAATGACATTGGAATGACTTATAGCCTTGAATCCGAGCACAAACTTAACGGGGTAAGCCAGTACcctatcaagaagaactaTAAGTACCCCAAACCAGGAACGACAAACCCTGTGTTAGGcctcaaaaacttcaatttcaaactGCAGAAGCACACAATTCTTAAACCTCGATCGCAGTGGTCAGACTTTATTCTTTATGATGCTCTGTGGATCGATAATGATCACTTCCTCGTTAAGATCTCCGACCGAACCAGCTCAATACAATCCAAACAGGTTTTGACAATCTCCACCAATaagttcaaggaaataGATGAGGTCGATGCGGCAATTGGATTTGGAGGCTGGTACGACAAGTATTCTACCATTGTTCCTGTCAACGGTGGATACCTTGACAAAATCGTCCACAAAAACAGGACCCACTTGGCGTTCTATGAGACTCCCTTGGCCAGAGCTCCAAGAATGCTcacatcttcttctaccTGGGATGTACTTGATCTGGCACCCGTGGTATATAACGCCAACGAACAGCAGGTTTACACTTTGGCCAACATTAAAGGATCAATGGACGTGCATTTAATCGGTGTGACATTAGACTCCAAAGTGGAGTTCGTGCTTGGTAACGacaaagaaggaaaataTTCCTTCACTAGCGATAGGGATGGCCAATATATTCTATTGGAGTATGGGGGTCCCGAAATACCGTACCAGAAGATCATAAGCACGGGAGACCTCAACGTACATGACAACATGAACGACTACTTATCAGAGGTGAAGATGGTGAGTTTTTATGACGACACCAAAAAAGCCGTTGATCTGTACAACTTGCCAACCAAGGTCTTCAGGACCATTCAAGTGAACCATGTACCTATTAATGTCTTGGAGATCCTTCCCCCCAACTTCAACCCTAAGAGAAAATACCCATTATTAGTTAACGCATATGGAGGACCCGGGTCCCAATCTGTCACCAAGAACTATGAGGTTggctttgaagaagtggtgAGCTGCCAGCTAGACGCTATTGTGTTGAAGATTGATCCAAGAGGAACAGACGGATATGGCTGGGAAACCAAGACTTATGGATTGAAGCATATTGGACATTGGGAGCCTAAAGATATTATTACTCTTACCTCGGAGTATATCCACAAGAACAAATTGGCAATTGACAAAGAAGCGGTTGCAATTTGGGGATGGTCATACGGAGGGTTTACTACGTTGAAGACCCTTGAAACCGACAAGGGCAAGACGTTTAAGTATGGGATGGCTGTTGCTCCCGTTACTAACTTCCTCTTCTACAACTCATTTTATACCGAAAGGTATATGAAGTCACCCAAAGACAATCAAAACTACTTGACTGAATCATTGATATCAGACTATTCTGCTTTCAAATCACTCAACAGGTTTTTAATCATGCATGGTACAGCCGACGATAATGTCCATATTCAGAACCTGCTTTGGCTTCTAGACAAGTTTAACTCCAACGGAACAGAAAACTACGATGTTCATTTCTTCACTGATAATGACCACGGAATTAGCTTTCATAATTCAGATGTCATCGTGTACGATAAGCTCTTTCATTGGGTACAAGATGCATTTTCGGGTAAGTTCATAGATTTTGTGTAA
- the NOC2 gene encoding Nucleolar Complex 2 protein (EggNog:ENOG503NWMH; COG:J; BUSCO:EOG09262N5O) codes for MAKTSKSTKKFQKKHLKHTLDHRKEVQKHIKKVGPRKKKTGDEVEAAAPKKAKEVFEDMSVDEFFEGGFEVPKAKTSNKKKEESEEEESEQSEEGEQSSDEEDFDMDGLKDKDPEFYKYLQNNDKDLLDFQGINPLDAISEDDMDEDEVSGSEEEEKQHDEPQEEEVQTPKTEITLKLVKSWDTQLSKKPSVQIIRQVCIAFKSAVNVNSESKEYKYAVTDPKAFNELMLLALKKVPDTIQQLIPYKTSASGVRVVPQKNEHVKHISKVLKSHAGTFITLLNDINNTETATLVLFSLQEVFPYYLSFRRLLKELLASVVNIWSSTGEVQVQIATFAFLNNVAKEFPSSILETVLKSTYTIFLKNCRKTNHFTMPLLNFCKNSAAELYGIDETVAYQVGFEYVRQLAIHLRNSINATSNAKEGYKTIYNWQYCHSLDFWSRVLAQQCNPEKELQTHKSKESPLRQLIYPLVQVTLGAIRLIPTAQFFPLRFYLIRSLIRLSQSTGVFIPIFPLIIEVLNSTAITKNPKKTNLPPFDFENNVKVNQQYLGTKVYQDGLTEQFVELTAEFFVLYSKSVAFPELTTPAVISLRRFIKKSKNSKFNKQLGQLIEKLNENAKFISGKRSNIEYGPSNKQEVALFLNDLKWEKTPLGQYVVVQRKVKEERLRLLKEAIEQDEEAKSKRNDMDEDEEAEAALDEVESDEDEEEESDE; via the coding sequence ATGGCCAAAACCAGCAAATcgaccaagaagtttcaAAAGAAGCACTTGAAGCACACATTGGATCACAGAAAGGAAGTCCAAAAACATATCAAAAAGGTAGGCCCCagaaagaaaaagactGGAGATGAGGTAGAAGCAGCTGCACCAAAGAAAGCAAAGGAAGTATTTGAAGACATGtctgttgatgaattctttgaaggagGCTTCGAGGTTCCTAAAGCTAAGACcctgaacaagaaaaaagAAGAGTCCGAAGAGGAGGAATCAGAGCAATCTGAAGAAGGCGAACAATCAtcagatgaagaagattttgacaTGGACGGGTTGAAAGACAAAGATCCTGAATTCTACAAATACTTACAAAATAACGATAAGGACTTGTTAGACTTTCAAGGGATCAATCCTTTAGATGCAATCAGTGAAGATGAcatggatgaagatgaagtgAGTGGAAgtgaagaggaagaaaaacaaCATGATGAACCacaagaggaagaagtACAAACTCCAAAGACTGAAATCACCCtcaaattggtcaaatctTGGGACACCCAATTATCCAAGAAACCTTCGGTTCAAATCATAAGACAGGTTTGTATTGCATTTAAATCCGCTGTCAACGTAAATAGCGAGTCCAAAGAGTATAAATATGCTGTGACCGACCCCAAAGCTTTTAATGAGTTAATGttgttggccttgaaaAAGGTGCCCGATACAATCCAACAATTGATACCGTACAAGACCAGTGCCAGTGGAGTTAGAGTGGTTCCACAAAAAAATGAACATGTTAAGCATATTTCTAAGGTTTTAAAGTCTCATGCTGGAACCTTTATTACCTTATTGAATGACATCAACAATACTGAAACCGCTACTTTGGTGTTATTTTCATTGCAGGAAGTGTTCCCGTACTACTTGAGTTTCAGAAGATTATTGAAGGAGCTCTTGGCTTCGGTTGTGAATATTTGGTCTTCCACAGGTGAGGTCCAGGTGCAAATTGCAACATTTGCATTTTTGAATAACGTGGCCAAGGAGTTCCCCAGTTCAATCTTGGAAACCGTGTTGAAGTCCACGTACACCATTTTTCTCAAGAATTGTAGAAAGACCAACCATTTCACCATGCCTTTACTCAACTTTTGCAAGAACTCCGCTGCTGAATTATATGGAATTGACGAAACTGTGGCCTATCAGGTTGGATTTGAATATGTCAGACAATTAGCCATCCACTTGAGAAACAGTATCAATGCTACTTCCAATGCAAAGGAAGGTTATAAAACCATTTACAACTGGCAATACTGTCACTCGTTGGACTTTTGGTCAAGAGTGTTGGCCCAACAATGTAACCCCGAAAAAGAATTGCAAACCCATAAGAGTAAGGAAAGTCCATTGAGACAATTGATCTACCCATTGGTCCAAGTCACATTAGGGGCTATCAGATTGATTCCAACGGCCCAATTTTTCCCCTTGAGATTCTACTTGATCAGATCCTTGATTAGGTTGTCGCAGTCGACGGGAGTATTCATTCCTATTTTTCCATTGATAATAGAGGTTTTAAACTCCACTGCTATTACCAAAAACCCAAAGAAAACCAACTTGCCACCTTtcgactttgaaaacaacGTAAAGGTTAACCAACAATATCTTGGAACCAAGGTGTACCAAGACGGATTAACTGAACAGTTTGTTGAGTTGACGGCCGAATTTTTTGTGCTTTATTCCAAGAGTGTGGCATTCCCTGAATTGACCACTCCTGCCGTTATCTCTTTGAGAAGATTTATCAAGAAGTCCAAAAACAGcaagttcaacaagcaGTTGGGACAGTTGATTGAGaaattgaatgaaaatGCAAAGTTTATTTCTGGAAAGAGATCGAACATCGAATACGGACCCTCGAACAAGCAAGAAGTTGCGTTATTCctcaatgatttgaagtGGGAGAAAACTCCTTTAGGACAATatgttgttgttcaaagaaAGGTGAAAGAAGAGAGATTGAGATTATTGAAAGAAgccattgaacaagatgaagaagccaagAGCAAGAGAAATGATATggatgaggatgaagaagcgGAAGCTGCTTTAGACGAAGTGGAATCggatgaggatgaggaagaagaatccGACGAATAA
- the RDS2 gene encoding Transcription factor (COG:S; EggNog:ENOG503NUF9): MSIKFEDSDTIHKIDDSVGDISESSSKTDKSTRKKRRKKVDIACVYCRRSHMICDNSRPCSRCIKRGIGHLCYDEPSNARQKKKASELSRSESSPGPPGASVSPPAYGIQQSLSSISQSPIQAQQQPISIQHSLSAGDTAGQPKNFNKSVLSQTMAFNLEPFFYSEHAGSEFSSLNDFLSMIDDPELVNGALNEDTPTSTNNDSTGLLNFGLVENTQPNPNPNPPNGSNSASTDNIQNILTYSPNSSAYQQFSGQYQQSPQQIAPVPVPPTPLEKRQPVSSQKSQTDAHQPVISDAARDKFFLTAADPTTEISPEERLKQVIKAKLEAGLLQPYNYAKGYGRLQNYMDNYMNSTSRQRILKPLSVFRPAFRAIARTLKDVDLVLVEESFERMLLDYDRVFTSMAIPACLWRRTGEIYRGNKEFASLVGVTTDDLKDGKLAIYELMSEESAVNFWEKYGAIAFDKGQKAVLTSCNLRTRDGIKRKSCCFSFTIRRDRYNIPSCIVGNFIPIDP; this comes from the coding sequence ATGTCGATAAAATTTGAAGACTCTGacaccatccacaaaatcGATGACAGCGTCGGTGATATCTCCGAATCCTCCTCCAAGACCGATAAATCCACCCGTAAaaagagaaggaagaagGTAGACATTGCATGTGTGTACTGCCGAAGGTCCCATATGATTTGTGACAACTCCAGACCCTGTCTGCGGTGTATAAAAAGAGGTATTGGCCATTTGTGCTATGATGAACCTTCTAATGCCAGacaaaagaaaaaggcCCTGGAGCTATCGAGAAGTGAGTCATCGCCTGGTCCCCCCGGTGCCTCTGTCAGTCCACCTGCCTACGGAATCCAGCAGTCTTTGAGTCTGATTTCGCAGTCTCCCATCCAAgcacaacaacaaccaattTCAATACAACATCTGCTCTCAGCCGGCGATACCGCCGGCCAAcccaagaacttcaacaagtccgTGCTATCACAAACCATGGCCTTCAACCTCGAGCCCTTTTTCTATTCGGAGCACGCTGGAAGTGAATTTAGTTCACTCAATGACTTTTTGTCGATGATAGATGACCCTGAGTTGGTTAACGGGGCATTAAATGAAGACACTCCCACCAGTACAAACAACGACAGCACCGGGCTTCTCAACTTCGGGTTGGTTGAAAACACCCAGCCGAATCCGAATCCTAATCCTCCAAATGGTAGTAATTCTGCTAGCACCGACAATATTCAGAATATATTGACATATTCACCCAACAGTTCAGCCTACCAGCAATTTTCGGGCCAGTACCAGCAGTCACCTCAGCAGATCGCCCCGGTCCCCGTACCCCCAACCCCACTAGAAAAGAGACAGCCTGTCAGTTCACAAAAGTCCCAAACAGATGCTCACCAGCCGGTAATTTCAGATGCCGCTAGAGACAAGTTCTTCTTAACGGCTGCCGATCCCACGACCGAGATCTCGCCCGAAGAAAGATTGAAACAGGTcatcaaggccaagttggaagcAGGTTTGTTGCAACCCTATAACTATGCCAAGGGATATGGAAGGTTGCAAAACTATATGGATAACTACATGAACTCAACCAGTCGTCAACGGATCTTGAAGCCGTTGTCGGTGTTCCGTCCTGCCTTTCGGGCCATTGCCCGTACCTTGAAAGATGTGGATTTGGTGCTTGTGGAGGAAAGTTTCGAACGGATGCTTTTAGACTATGATAGAGTGTTCACGTCGATGGCTATTCCCGCATGTTTATGGAGAAGAACGGGGGAGATATATAGAGGGAATAAGGAGTTTGCCTCGTTGGTGGGAGTTACTACCGATGACCTTAAAGATGGTAAACTTGCCATCTACGAGTTGATGAGTGAGGAAAGTGCGGTGAATTTCTGGGAAAAGTATGGGGCTATTGCTTTCGACAAAGGGCAAAAGGCAGTTTTGACCAGCTGTAATCTCAGAACAAGAGATGGAATCAAACGCAAAAGTTGCTGCTTTAGTTTCACCATTCGGAGGGATAGATATAACATCCCCAGTTGTATAGTAGGAAACTTTATTCCAATTGATCCTTAG
- a CDS encoding RING-type E3 ubiquitin transferase (EggNog:ENOG503Q3JB; COG:O): MTGTYHRPFGPRFVLLFILGAMVFVLHTSSEAQINMEDAFFLTKNSLKEFRAQYFPNKHHKVPDVRPTDSVSIDSFGPSYDEIQYPLNSIVSSVFPIDSRIELNTTSDYYELVARYASFSPILNFPLMGNYKTLAIDACNSTELNGLDLQEYQFKVLVVVRGKCTFVRKVENILKSDLDPKAIIVANDEPSRGLITMYSNTFNEDRSLTVPIMFITQESYDTLKRFQDQNLVIRILTISLGSWVNIMVSMMLSPPLLILFFYCLIQVLQHFRKVRQSRQSQKIVKNLPVYIYNKNHLIHCKTFYKYLKTTGQTEQILSESLNSSSSSLAANDSERPVAKPTPSSSNASMNNFKVNGIDLKRNVKSLGILLMNEDFYPSFKCSICLDRFKPLKSRVLVLDCKHFFHEGCLSNWLINFRRSCPLCNRSVFENVSTTLIAGQLGVQSYGSVSDEESNIAIPVNEIITTGTAEPFENLSISGPSAELIPNHPPHESPPNPGSLLTATSQSTVSTNTISSFITSNTHFNDQSSIQTGSSTFATASERTTPVDSISTISSVSDEATINLSQFEP, translated from the coding sequence ATGACAGGTACGTATCACCGGCCCTTTGGGCCTCGATTCGTGCTCTTGTTTATATTGGGAGCCATGGTGTTTGTTTTGCACACGTCTTCGGAAGCCCAGATCAATATGGAAGATGCCTTTTTCTTGACTAAAAATTCCCTCAAAGAGTTTAGGGCTCAATACTTTCCCAATAAGCACCATAAAGTACCGGATGTAAGACCTACGGATTCAGTGAGCATCGACAGTTTTGGCCCTTCTTACGACGAAATTCAATACCCGCTCAACAGCATTGTTAGCTCGGTATTCCCCATTGATTCTCGTATCGAGTTGAATACTACTTCAGACTACTATGAGTTAGTAGCAAGATACGCATCTTTCAGTCCGATATTGAACTTCCCCTTAATGGGGAACTATAAAACACTAGCTATAGATGCTTGTAATAGCACGGAGTTGAATGGTTTGGACTTGCAGGAATACCagttcaaggtgttggtggtggttcGAGGAAAATGTACTTTTGTCAGAAAAGTAGAGAATATCCTCAAGTCGGACTTGGATCCTAAAGCCATTATTGTTGCTAATGATGAGCCATCAAGAGGACTTATCACCATGTATTCCAACACTTTCAATGAGGACCGGTCTTTAACGGTTCCAATCATGTTTATCACCCAGGAATCATATGATACACTCAAACGGTTTCAAGACCagaacttggtgattcGAATCTTAACCATCTCCTTAGGAAGCTGGGTAAATATCATGGTTCTGATGATGCTATCACCACCGCTTTTAATTCTATTTTTCTATTGCTTGATCCAAGTACTCCAGCATTTCAGAAAGGTTCGTCAAAGTCGCCAGAGCCAAAAGATTGTCAAGAACCTTCCAGTCTATATCTACAACAAGAACCACTTGATCCATTGCAAGACTTTTTATAAGTATTTGAAGACCACTGGCCAAACGGAACAAATATTGAGCGAAAGCTTGaactcttcgtcttcttcattggctgcaaatgaCTCAGAAAGACCCGTTGCAAAACCTACTCCGTCGTCTCTGAATGCCTCAATGAACAATTTCAAGGTCAATGGCATCGACCTCAAGAGAAATGTCAAGCTGTTGGGTATTTTACTCATGAATGAGGATTTCTACCCTTCTTTCAAATGCTCCATTTGCCTTGACAGGTTCAAACCGTTGAAGTCTCGTGTTCTTGTTCTAGACTGCAAGCATTTTTTCCATGAGGGATGTTTGTCCAATTGGCTCATCAacttcagaagaagttgtCCCTTGTGCAACCGATCAGTATTTGAAAACGTTTCCACAACCCTAATTGCTGGTCAATTGGGAGTTCAGTCATATGGAAGTGTTAGTGATGAGGAATCCAACATCGCCATCCCCGTGAATGAGATTATAACTACAGGGACGGCAGAGCCGTTTGAAAATTTGTCGATTTCCGGCCCATCCGCCGAACTCATACCCAACCACCCACCACACGAATCTCCTCCGAACCCAGGTAGCTTGTTGACAGCAACGAGCCAGTCCACAGTGTCGACCAATACCATATCGTCGTTTATCACCTCCAACACCCACTTCAACGACCAATCATCTATTCAAACCGGTTCAAGCACTTTTGCCACTGCTTCTGAAAGGACTACACCTGTGGACtccatttccaccatttcCTCTGTGTCAGACGAAGCTACCATAAATCTCTCACAGTTTGAACCATAG